The following proteins are encoded in a genomic region of Phycisphaera sp.:
- a CDS encoding cation diffusion facilitator family transporter gives MSNHDHHHGSDLGTRPLAWAVAINLLLTAAQVVGGVLSGSLSLVADALHNFSDAAGLLLALVARKISKRPADAQRTFGYGRAEVVGGLINLTSIMVIAGYLLIEAITRTFDRPEIDGWMVVIVAGIALVVDVATAVLTYSMSKGSVNIKAAFLHNVADALASVAVIITGTLIILFDWYWTDIVATIGISVYIVWMSWSPMKRCIRILMQSVPEGLSIEEMARTIADVRGVQGVAHLHVWPIDEQHVSLEVRVEMRTNASLQDAQAVREHVQAAIAERFGIEHATIEVRPAGTMDEGLVPEH, from the coding sequence GTGAGCAACCACGACCACCACCACGGATCCGATCTCGGAACCCGCCCGCTCGCCTGGGCCGTCGCCATCAACCTCTTGCTGACGGCGGCCCAGGTCGTCGGGGGCGTGCTGTCGGGCAGCTTGTCCCTGGTCGCCGATGCCCTGCACAATTTCAGCGACGCGGCGGGCCTCCTGCTCGCGCTCGTCGCGCGCAAGATCTCGAAGCGTCCCGCTGATGCGCAGCGCACCTTCGGCTACGGTCGTGCCGAAGTGGTGGGCGGACTGATCAACCTCACGTCCATCATGGTCATCGCGGGCTACCTGCTCATCGAGGCGATCACCCGCACGTTTGATCGACCGGAGATCGACGGCTGGATGGTGGTGATTGTCGCGGGAATCGCGTTGGTCGTCGATGTCGCAACCGCTGTGCTCACCTACTCGATGTCCAAGGGCAGCGTAAACATCAAGGCCGCGTTTCTTCACAACGTCGCCGACGCGCTCGCCTCGGTGGCGGTCATCATCACCGGCACCCTGATCATCCTGTTTGATTGGTACTGGACCGATATCGTCGCGACCATCGGAATCTCGGTCTACATCGTGTGGATGTCGTGGTCGCCGATGAAGCGGTGCATCCGGATTCTGATGCAGAGCGTGCCCGAAGGTCTGTCGATCGAGGAGATGGCACGGACGATCGCGGATGTCCGCGGCGTGCAGGGGGTGGCCCACCTGCACGTCTGGCCAATCGACGAGCAGCACGTCTCGCTGGAGGTTCGCGTCGAGATGCGGACCAACGCGTCCCTTCAGGACGCCCAGGCCGTACGCGAACACGTCCAGGCCGCTATCGCCGAGCGGTTCGGCATCGAGCACGCGACCATCGAGGTGCGGCCGGCCGGAACGATGGACGAGGGCCTGGTGCCCGAGCATTGA
- a CDS encoding TolC family protein: MDNLKRPRRTRAMLPGLGSAVALTALAGCQSYERVPLELADHRAALDARLVATEPISDFVERLAEAGNQVPDKFDPNDGLSPEEGEVLALFYNPDLRLARLDAGVALANFETAGLWEDPQFGFDGAEILSPAGPFEYGLTLSLTIPISGRLGVEKDRAGAAYEAELRRIVDAEWSTRAAVRSAWASWSAASERLRLLREVIGQIERISAITDGLETAGELSRVEARLLRAELVETRADVAEAVFAEARDRVELLGLMGLSPDASVELLPASPPASTAEMGDAIERLISANTTLAVRRAEYQIAEETLRLEVRKQYPDISIGAGYGSEDNDDRLLLGVSIPIPILNANRGGIADARARRDLARAAAETTFERLARELTLARAAYDVARTQRDAFERDLVPMLDEQAAEVEQLIDLGEVNTLLLLETVTRQFEAKSRLLDVRLAESNATIEITRLLGPDEPESPAPIEPATDDDTTTTNTPHTAARGNTPAEEASR; this comes from the coding sequence ATGGACAATCTGAAACGCCCGCGTCGAACGCGGGCCATGCTGCCGGGCCTCGGCTCGGCGGTGGCCCTGACAGCTCTTGCGGGCTGCCAGTCGTACGAGCGGGTGCCGCTGGAGTTGGCCGACCACAGGGCCGCGCTCGATGCACGGCTCGTTGCCACTGAACCCATCTCGGACTTCGTTGAGCGGCTCGCCGAGGCCGGCAACCAGGTGCCGGACAAGTTCGACCCGAACGATGGGCTCTCCCCTGAAGAGGGCGAGGTGCTCGCGCTGTTCTACAACCCCGACCTCCGGCTCGCTCGCCTCGATGCCGGTGTCGCGCTGGCGAACTTTGAAACGGCAGGGTTGTGGGAGGATCCCCAGTTTGGCTTCGATGGTGCGGAGATCCTCTCGCCCGCCGGGCCGTTCGAGTACGGGCTCACGCTGAGCCTGACGATCCCGATCTCGGGGCGGCTCGGCGTCGAGAAGGACCGGGCCGGAGCGGCGTACGAGGCCGAGCTCCGACGCATCGTGGATGCCGAGTGGAGCACGCGGGCCGCGGTTCGCTCGGCTTGGGCGTCGTGGTCCGCGGCGTCCGAGCGGCTCCGCTTGCTGCGCGAGGTGATCGGTCAAATTGAGCGGATCTCGGCTATCACCGACGGTCTGGAGACAGCGGGAGAACTCTCGCGGGTCGAGGCTCGGCTCCTGCGCGCCGAGTTGGTCGAGACCCGGGCGGATGTCGCGGAGGCGGTGTTCGCAGAGGCCCGGGACCGGGTCGAACTTCTCGGTTTGATGGGGCTATCGCCGGATGCTTCGGTGGAGTTGCTGCCGGCGAGTCCGCCTGCATCGACTGCCGAGATGGGTGATGCAATTGAACGGCTCATCTCGGCGAACACGACACTCGCGGTGCGCCGGGCCGAGTATCAAATCGCTGAAGAGACGCTCCGCCTGGAAGTCCGCAAGCAATATCCGGACATTTCGATTGGCGCGGGCTACGGGAGCGAGGATAACGACGATCGCCTGCTGCTTGGCGTGTCGATCCCCATACCGATCCTCAACGCCAACCGGGGGGGCATCGCCGACGCCAGGGCTCGCCGCGATTTGGCTCGGGCCGCGGCCGAGACAACCTTCGAACGTCTGGCTCGCGAACTCACGCTGGCCCGTGCTGCGTACGACGTCGCGCGCACGCAGCGAGACGCGTTCGAGCGTGATCTCGTGCCGATGCTCGACGAGCAGGCAGCCGAAGTCGAGCAACTGATCGACCTTGGCGAGGTCAACACGCTGCTCTTGCTTGAGACCGTCACGCGGCAGTTCGAGGCCAAGAGCCGGCTGCTCGATGTTCGTCTGGCCGAGTCCAACGCGACAATCGAGATCACTCGACTGCTCGGTCCGGACGAGCCGGAATCGCCGGCCCCTATCGAGCCCGCGACCGACGATGACACCACCACAACGAACACACCACACACCGCGGCGAGAGGCAACACTCCCGCCGAGGAGGCATCCCGATGA
- a CDS encoding efflux RND transporter periplasmic adaptor subunit → MNTMERAIAIAIAALVPLTLAACDGGSQSTGEAEHDKSNGLDHLSEAEAVATGSDRVAIPAAVRSNLGISFVKVERRRVEQTLRVPGRFEYLPTARREYRTAVPGRVELLVEQFERVEAGQPLYRLDSPSWREMQQQLADAEAQIERLDARLANFEPLLAAHQQHEDSLHESVAVWNERVDQLQSVREAGGGRVDELAQARASLASTRADLASVMEKKAELGADRQQTIADLRAARSRLDYLLDAASSVVSRSRDVLAQTVETPHGTEPVWAAIAAIEVIASEAGVVEMLGLTNGSWADEKTPVVTVVQPDRLRFQASGLQSDLGVLRDGLTARIVPPTPTAAGRAVPLTETMDGTISLGLAGDPNDRTLELFVVPDELRPWARPGISAQLEIVTDATASPELAIPLAAVQRDGLSPVIFRRNPSNPNEAIRMEADLGLDDGRWVALLSGLRDGDEIVLDGAFQLMLATSGSIQKGGHFHSDGTFHEEEH, encoded by the coding sequence ATGAACACTATGGAACGGGCGATCGCGATCGCGATCGCGGCACTTGTGCCGCTGACACTGGCCGCCTGCGATGGCGGATCCCAATCTACCGGCGAGGCCGAGCACGACAAGAGCAACGGACTCGACCACTTATCAGAAGCCGAGGCCGTGGCGACCGGGTCCGACCGCGTCGCTATCCCCGCCGCGGTGCGGTCGAACCTGGGCATCAGCTTCGTCAAGGTCGAGCGCCGGCGGGTCGAGCAGACGCTCCGCGTGCCGGGTCGGTTCGAGTATCTGCCCACGGCACGGCGAGAGTATCGCACGGCAGTGCCCGGGCGGGTTGAGCTGCTCGTCGAGCAGTTCGAGCGGGTCGAAGCGGGCCAACCGCTCTACCGGCTCGATTCGCCGTCTTGGCGGGAGATGCAGCAGCAACTCGCCGATGCCGAGGCACAGATCGAGCGGCTCGACGCCCGGCTTGCAAACTTCGAGCCGCTGCTCGCGGCGCATCAGCAGCACGAGGACAGCCTCCACGAGAGCGTCGCGGTCTGGAACGAGCGGGTCGATCAGTTGCAATCGGTGCGCGAGGCCGGCGGCGGCCGCGTCGACGAACTCGCCCAGGCCCGTGCGTCGCTGGCCAGCACCCGCGCCGACCTGGCCAGCGTGATGGAGAAGAAGGCGGAACTCGGAGCGGATCGGCAGCAAACGATTGCCGACCTCCGCGCGGCTCGGTCACGCCTGGATTATCTGCTTGATGCGGCCTCCTCGGTCGTCTCTCGTTCCAGGGACGTACTCGCCCAGACCGTCGAAACGCCTCACGGGACCGAGCCGGTGTGGGCCGCGATCGCCGCGATCGAGGTGATCGCATCCGAAGCCGGCGTCGTAGAAATGTTGGGCCTGACCAACGGCTCGTGGGCCGACGAGAAGACACCCGTCGTCACCGTCGTGCAGCCCGACCGGCTCCGTTTCCAGGCGTCCGGGCTGCAGAGCGATCTGGGCGTGCTGCGAGATGGGCTCACCGCCCGGATTGTGCCGCCAACGCCAACCGCCGCCGGACGCGCCGTACCCCTGACCGAGACCATGGATGGCACCATCTCGCTCGGGCTGGCCGGCGACCCGAACGACCGCACGCTCGAACTGTTCGTCGTCCCCGACGAACTCAGACCCTGGGCCCGGCCCGGCATCTCGGCTCAACTGGAAATCGTGACGGACGCGACGGCTTCGCCCGAACTCGCCATCCCGCTCGCCGCGGTGCAGCGAGACGGGCTCTCCCCCGTAATCTTCCGACGCAATCCCAGCAACCCGAACGAGGCGATCCGCATGGAGGCCGACCTCGGCCTTGACGACGGGCGCTGGGTCGCCTTGCTCAGCGGTCTGCGTGACGGCGACGAGATCGTGCTCGATGGTGCTTTCCAACTCATGCTCGCGACGAGCGGATCGATCCAGAAGGGTGGCCACTTCCACTCCGATGGCACGTTCCACGAAGAGGAGCACTGA
- a CDS encoding efflux RND transporter permease subunit, whose amino-acid sequence MLKAVIRFSLRYSTLVLIAAVMIVGYAGYRLPKMSVDVFPELNAPTVTIMAESGGLAADEVEQYVTFPIETAVNGMTGVRRVRSASAIGLGIVWVDLEWGTDLYDARQLVSERLVTARENLPDEVEPFITPITSIAGEIMLISLSSPDGSVSPMQLRAYGEFELRNKILAVPGVAQAVAIGGELPEYQVNVDQERLRLYDLTITDVVEAAGGAHSTASGGYLVHVDNFEIPIRQQSRVTRPEDIANTIIKYHEGVPVTIGQVAEVILGPAIKRGTASEGGQPAVVLSIQKSPGTNTLALTDQLDALFDQIEPTLPEGVVLNRDVVRQSHFIDRAVHNVTKVLLEAIVIVLVVLVLFLMNLRTTLITLTAIPISLAVGLLMMDALNLGLNVMTLGGLTVAIGVLVDDAIIDVENVFRRLKQNRALPEAGRRPFTEIIFDASNEIRPAMVFATVIIVMVFVPLLFLQGLEGRFFQPLALTYMISILASLVVALTVVPAMCRFLLRGRLGGKHEDRDGFLVRLLKRGYEPALRAAIRLRLWVLGTAGLATVAAMLLASTFGSSFLPSFNEGTFTVFLLAPPGTSIVESDRLATEVEKQLVEIDGVRSVSRRTGRAERDEHAEPVSNSEIEVTVDAGSDRLEVREQIDRILGAVPGITTMVGQPIEHRLSHVLSGTPAAIAINVFGENLTELRDVAKAIEAELQGLPGARDVNANREVLITSLPIRYRHAELAAVGLSPADAAEQVREALYGEVVDTVNQGVRQYDLVVRLAPEGRESIRQVRDLLLRGRGGATVRLSDVADIGPERSSNLITRENAQRKAVVSLNVAEGSNLGDLVAQVQERVDPIVQQAGMTVSYGGQFEAQQSASRTILVVGVAVVLIMLMLLHISTGSMRAAVLVMLNMPLALIGGIAAIYITEGGGPIANTLALVGIGGAYIPPVISIASMVGFITLFGIAVRNGILLINHYNHLMETEGVSLGEAIVQGSMERLVPILMTAISAALGLVPLALAAGEPGSELLAPLAIVTLGGLLTSTFLNLIVVPAGYSLVFGHKPERRSANRPSVLSRLVGVFRRPKTITKKES is encoded by the coding sequence ATGCTGAAGGCCGTCATCCGGTTCTCACTCCGTTACTCCACGCTCGTGCTCATCGCGGCGGTCATGATCGTTGGCTATGCCGGCTATCGCCTGCCGAAGATGAGCGTCGATGTGTTCCCCGAGCTCAACGCGCCGACCGTCACGATCATGGCCGAGTCCGGCGGGCTCGCCGCCGACGAGGTCGAGCAGTACGTCACCTTCCCCATTGAGACCGCCGTCAATGGCATGACGGGTGTCCGCCGAGTCCGCAGCGCGAGTGCCATCGGGCTGGGCATCGTCTGGGTGGATCTTGAGTGGGGCACTGATCTCTACGACGCTCGCCAGCTCGTCTCTGAGCGGCTCGTGACCGCTCGGGAAAACCTCCCCGACGAGGTCGAGCCGTTCATCACGCCCATCACGTCCATTGCCGGCGAGATCATGCTGATCTCCCTGTCGTCGCCCGATGGGTCGGTCAGCCCCATGCAGCTCCGCGCCTACGGCGAGTTCGAGCTGCGCAACAAGATCCTCGCCGTGCCAGGCGTTGCGCAGGCCGTCGCCATCGGCGGCGAACTGCCCGAATACCAAGTCAATGTCGATCAGGAACGGCTGAGGCTCTACGACCTGACCATCACGGATGTCGTGGAGGCCGCGGGCGGCGCGCATAGCACCGCCAGCGGTGGTTACCTGGTACACGTCGACAACTTCGAGATCCCCATCCGCCAGCAGAGCCGGGTGACGCGCCCGGAGGACATCGCCAACACGATCATCAAGTACCACGAGGGCGTGCCCGTGACGATCGGCCAGGTCGCCGAGGTCATCCTCGGGCCGGCGATCAAGCGGGGTACCGCTTCCGAAGGCGGCCAGCCCGCTGTCGTGCTGTCCATCCAGAAGTCGCCGGGCACGAACACGCTCGCCCTGACCGACCAACTCGATGCACTCTTCGATCAGATCGAGCCCACGCTGCCCGAGGGCGTGGTGCTCAACCGCGATGTCGTCCGCCAGTCGCACTTCATCGACCGGGCGGTCCACAACGTAACCAAGGTGCTGCTCGAGGCGATCGTCATCGTGCTCGTCGTGTTGGTCCTGTTCCTGATGAACCTGCGGACCACGCTCATCACGCTCACGGCGATCCCCATCTCGCTGGCCGTTGGCCTGCTGATGATGGATGCGCTGAACCTCGGGCTCAATGTCATGACGCTTGGCGGACTCACCGTCGCGATCGGCGTGCTCGTCGACGACGCGATCATCGATGTGGAGAACGTTTTCCGCCGCCTGAAACAGAACCGGGCCTTGCCAGAGGCGGGCCGGCGCCCGTTCACGGAAATCATCTTTGACGCCAGCAACGAGATCCGACCCGCGATGGTCTTTGCAACGGTCATCATCGTGATGGTGTTCGTGCCCCTGCTGTTCCTGCAGGGGCTCGAAGGCCGGTTCTTCCAGCCCCTGGCACTCACCTACATGATCTCGATTCTTGCCTCGCTCGTCGTGGCCCTCACCGTGGTTCCCGCGATGTGCCGGTTCCTGCTGAGGGGCCGATTGGGCGGGAAGCACGAGGACCGCGACGGCTTCCTCGTTCGGCTGCTCAAGCGTGGCTACGAGCCCGCGCTTCGGGCGGCGATCCGTCTGCGCCTATGGGTGCTGGGAACCGCGGGGCTGGCCACGGTCGCGGCGATGTTGCTGGCCAGCACGTTCGGCAGCTCGTTCCTTCCATCATTCAACGAGGGCACGTTTACGGTCTTCCTGCTTGCTCCTCCCGGCACATCGATCGTCGAGAGCGATCGGCTGGCCACCGAGGTAGAGAAGCAACTCGTTGAGATCGATGGCGTGCGCTCGGTCTCGCGTCGTACTGGCCGGGCCGAGCGTGACGAGCACGCCGAGCCGGTGAGCAACTCCGAGATCGAGGTCACCGTCGATGCGGGGAGCGACCGACTCGAGGTGCGCGAGCAGATCGATCGCATTCTCGGGGCCGTCCCCGGCATCACGACGATGGTCGGCCAGCCCATCGAGCACCGGCTCAGCCACGTGCTTTCGGGTACGCCCGCGGCGATCGCCATCAACGTCTTTGGCGAAAACCTGACCGAGCTTCGTGATGTCGCCAAGGCTATCGAGGCCGAACTCCAAGGTCTTCCTGGCGCTCGCGATGTCAACGCCAACCGCGAGGTCCTGATCACCTCACTTCCCATCCGCTACCGGCACGCCGAGCTCGCGGCGGTCGGCCTCAGCCCAGCCGACGCCGCCGAGCAGGTCCGCGAGGCCCTCTACGGCGAGGTCGTGGACACCGTGAACCAGGGGGTGCGTCAGTACGACCTCGTCGTCCGGCTCGCACCCGAGGGGCGTGAATCCATCCGGCAGGTCCGCGACCTGCTGCTCCGCGGCCGGGGCGGGGCGACCGTTCGCCTGAGCGACGTCGCCGACATCGGTCCCGAGCGATCGAGCAACCTCATCACCCGCGAGAACGCGCAGCGGAAAGCGGTGGTGTCTCTCAACGTGGCCGAGGGCTCTAACCTGGGCGACCTGGTGGCCCAAGTACAGGAGCGTGTCGATCCTATCGTCCAACAGGCCGGAATGACCGTGTCCTACGGAGGGCAGTTCGAGGCGCAGCAATCGGCCTCGCGCACAATTCTTGTCGTGGGCGTGGCGGTCGTACTCATCATGCTCATGCTGCTCCATATCTCAACCGGATCGATGCGGGCGGCGGTGCTCGTCATGCTCAACATGCCCCTGGCGCTCATCGGCGGCATCGCAGCGATCTACATCACTGAGGGCGGCGGGCCGATCGCCAACACACTCGCACTCGTTGGCATCGGCGGCGCCTACATTCCACCGGTCATCTCGATCGCCAGCATGGTCGGCTTCATCACCCTCTTTGGGATCGCCGTGCGCAACGGCATCCTGCTCATCAACCATTACAATCATCTCATGGAGACCGAGGGCGTCTCACTCGGCGAGGCCATCGTCCAAGGGTCGATGGAACGGCTCGTGCCGATCCTGATGACCGCGATCTCGGCGGCGCTTGGGCTTGTCCCGCTGGCGCTGGCTGCGGGTGAACCCGGTAGCGAACTGCTCGCGCCCCTCGCCATCGTCACCCTCGGGGGCCTGCTGACCTCGACGTTCTTAAATCTCATCGTTGTCCCGGCGGGGTACTCGCTCGTTTTCGGGCACAAGCCCGAGCGTCGTTCCGCGAATCGCCCATCCGTGTTGTCCCGTCTTGTCGGCGTTTTCCGCCGCCCCAAGACCATCACCAAAAAGGAGTCCTGA
- a CDS encoding CusA/CzcA family heavy metal efflux RND transporter, which produces MLTRLIEISLRNRVLVILLFAIACAAGVYRMIQLPIDAFPDTTPIQVQINTVAPALSPEEIEQQITLPVELSIGGLPGLQNVRSVSKFGFSQVVATFDDDIRIIDARQYITERLSAVELPDGVGSPELGPIATGLGEVFHYVIRSETGEHSTEELRTIHDWVIKPELRKVPGVAEVNSWGGLERQYHVVVKPEALIKFGFTLEDVQDALRRNNANVGGGQIVTSGEARVVRGLARVATIEEIEAIVVDSSDGTPVQIQDVAEVEIGSEIRRGAVSAYGEGEVVLGLAFMLMGENSRVVTEELRERLESLSPSLPPDVVVDVVYDRTLLVEQVIKTVEHNLVIGAVLVIIVLLIILGNIRAGLLVAVAIPISMLFAVQGMYEFAIAASLLSLGAIDFGILVDGSVVMTEANLRSLKERQRTLGRKLSPSERRESIATSSARVVRPIVFGMGIITLVFAPVLTLEGIEGKMFRPMAWTFIFALLGALLVAVFLSPVLSYYFLPRRVKPKDAVLIRGLAGAYGWAVGGAIRLRWVVMLLAVALLSVAGYQSTRMGGEFIPRLSEGSMVVNTIRLAGVSIDESVRYNTRIEEVLLDEFPDEIEHIWSRIGTAEVATDPMGIELTDIFLTLTPRADWTIADTQSDLVIEMEKTISQFPGVNMVFTQPIEMRMNEMASGIRSDIGIKIFGDDFDELLRIADDVQRVLLDIPGASDISVDQITGQPSLSVSVDQSRVARYGVAASEVLDFVEAIGGIRVGEVFEGQRVFPLVVRLPQQFREDVAAVSSVRIPTEGGVAVPLSSMASVDLTEGSATINREWSRRLIRVQCNVSGRDPASFVQEARAAIESQVALPEGYVLEWGGQFENLERARTRLLVVVPAVLLMVFFLLYFSLKNLRDVVIIYTCIPFAAVGAILALWWRDIPFSVSAVVGFIALTGIAVLNGQILITAIRDALETRGPKKDAIIAASKTRLQPVLATAITDIAGFIPMAIATGVGSEIQRPLATVVIGGMVTSTLLTLFVLPAIASVFMQRGPGHVDSEGVE; this is translated from the coding sequence ATGCTGACCCGTCTTATCGAGATCTCGCTCCGGAACAGGGTGCTCGTCATTCTGCTGTTCGCGATTGCATGCGCCGCAGGCGTCTATCGGATGATCCAGCTCCCGATCGACGCGTTTCCCGACACGACACCGATCCAGGTGCAGATCAACACGGTGGCCCCCGCGCTCAGCCCCGAAGAGATCGAGCAACAGATCACGCTCCCTGTCGAACTCTCAATCGGCGGGCTTCCCGGTCTCCAGAACGTGCGGTCGGTCTCAAAGTTCGGGTTCTCGCAGGTCGTAGCCACGTTCGATGATGACATTCGCATCATCGACGCCCGGCAGTACATCACGGAGCGGCTTTCGGCGGTCGAACTGCCAGACGGCGTCGGAAGTCCGGAACTCGGACCAATCGCGACTGGTCTCGGCGAGGTCTTTCACTATGTCATCCGGTCGGAGACCGGTGAACACTCCACCGAAGAACTCCGGACCATCCACGATTGGGTGATCAAGCCTGAGCTTCGGAAGGTCCCTGGTGTCGCCGAAGTCAATTCGTGGGGCGGCCTGGAGCGCCAGTATCACGTCGTCGTCAAGCCGGAAGCGTTGATCAAGTTTGGTTTTACGCTTGAGGATGTGCAGGATGCTCTACGGCGTAACAACGCCAACGTAGGCGGCGGGCAAATCGTCACCTCCGGTGAGGCGAGGGTGGTCCGAGGGTTGGCGCGCGTGGCGACTATCGAAGAGATCGAAGCCATCGTGGTCGACTCTAGCGATGGCACGCCGGTGCAGATTCAGGATGTCGCGGAGGTGGAGATCGGCAGCGAGATCCGCCGCGGTGCGGTCTCGGCATACGGCGAAGGCGAGGTCGTTCTCGGCCTCGCCTTCATGCTGATGGGCGAGAACAGCCGTGTTGTGACCGAAGAGCTGCGTGAACGGCTCGAGTCGCTCTCGCCATCGCTGCCGCCTGACGTTGTCGTGGATGTGGTGTATGACCGGACGCTGCTCGTCGAGCAGGTCATTAAGACGGTCGAACACAATCTCGTGATCGGTGCCGTGCTAGTAATCATCGTTTTGCTCATTATCCTAGGAAATATCCGGGCCGGCCTGCTCGTAGCCGTCGCCATTCCGATCTCCATGCTGTTCGCCGTGCAGGGCATGTATGAGTTCGCGATCGCAGCGAGCTTGCTCAGCCTTGGCGCAATCGATTTCGGCATCCTCGTCGATGGCTCGGTGGTTATGACCGAAGCGAACCTCCGTTCTCTGAAAGAGCGCCAGCGGACGCTTGGCCGGAAACTCTCGCCGTCCGAACGGCGAGAGTCAATCGCGACGTCCAGCGCGCGAGTTGTCCGACCGATCGTATTCGGGATGGGGATCATTACGCTCGTCTTTGCGCCCGTGTTGACGCTGGAAGGCATCGAAGGGAAGATGTTCAGGCCGATGGCGTGGACGTTCATCTTCGCACTCCTCGGAGCCCTTCTGGTTGCGGTCTTCCTGTCGCCGGTTCTGTCGTACTACTTCCTCCCGCGTCGCGTGAAACCCAAGGACGCTGTCTTGATTCGCGGCTTGGCTGGGGCATACGGCTGGGCGGTTGGCGGGGCGATCAGGCTCCGGTGGGTAGTCATGCTGCTGGCCGTGGCGTTGCTAAGTGTCGCGGGCTACCAAAGCACGCGGATGGGCGGCGAGTTCATCCCACGGCTCAGTGAGGGGTCGATGGTCGTGAACACGATCCGTCTCGCCGGTGTCTCCATCGATGAGTCAGTGCGCTACAACACGCGGATCGAGGAAGTGCTGCTCGATGAGTTTCCGGACGAAATCGAGCACATATGGAGCCGCATCGGGACGGCGGAGGTGGCGACCGATCCGATGGGGATCGAGCTGACAGATATCTTCCTGACGCTCACGCCGCGTGCGGATTGGACGATAGCTGACACGCAGTCGGATCTCGTAATCGAGATGGAGAAGACTATTTCACAATTCCCCGGCGTCAACATGGTGTTCACGCAGCCGATCGAGATGCGCATGAACGAGATGGCCTCGGGGATCCGGTCGGACATCGGAATCAAGATTTTCGGCGACGACTTCGATGAGCTGCTCCGGATCGCCGATGACGTTCAACGCGTGCTTTTGGATATCCCGGGCGCTTCAGACATCTCGGTGGATCAGATCACGGGACAACCATCATTGTCTGTCTCTGTCGATCAGTCTCGCGTTGCCCGCTACGGCGTTGCCGCCAGCGAGGTCTTGGACTTCGTCGAGGCAATTGGGGGCATCCGAGTCGGCGAGGTATTCGAGGGACAGCGTGTCTTCCCGTTGGTCGTCAGACTGCCGCAGCAGTTCAGGGAAGACGTGGCCGCGGTATCGTCGGTTCGCATTCCGACCGAAGGCGGAGTCGCCGTACCGCTGTCGTCGATGGCATCCGTCGATCTGACGGAGGGTTCGGCCACGATCAACCGAGAATGGAGCAGGAGGCTCATTCGCGTGCAGTGCAACGTGAGCGGAAGAGATCCGGCGTCTTTCGTCCAAGAAGCTCGAGCGGCAATCGAATCGCAGGTCGCATTGCCCGAGGGTTACGTGCTTGAGTGGGGAGGGCAGTTTGAGAATCTTGAACGCGCCAGGACTCGGCTGCTCGTCGTTGTACCTGCCGTCCTGCTCATGGTGTTCTTCCTGCTGTACTTCAGTCTGAAGAATTTGCGGGATGTCGTCATCATCTACACCTGCATTCCTTTCGCAGCGGTCGGCGCGATACTCGCATTGTGGTGGCGAGACATCCCGTTCAGTGTCAGTGCAGTTGTCGGCTTTATCGCCCTCACAGGTATTGCTGTACTCAATGGGCAGATCCTGATTACCGCTATTCGGGATGCTCTGGAAACAAGGGGACCGAAGAAGGACGCGATCATTGCGGCCTCAAAGACCCGCCTTCAACCAGTGCTCGCAACGGCGATCACCGATATCGCGGGGTTCATTCCGATGGCAATTGCAACAGGCGTGGGAAGTGAAATCCAGCGACCGCTGGCGACGGTGGTGATCGGCGGGATGGTCACCTCAACACTCCTCACGTTGTTCGTGCTGCCAGCAATTGCATCGGTCTTTATGCAACGGGGTCCGGGGCATGTCGACTCGGAGGGTGTTGAGTGA
- a CDS encoding cation transporter has translation MSRCDCADEAIGLEQRTLVTLLTINGVMFVVEIIVGWIAESTALLADSLDMLADAAVYGIALYATSRADHTQRTAARFSGVLQIALGLGVLVEVVRRVAFGSEPTSHLMIGAGAVALVANLICLRLIAKHREGGAHMRASWIFSKNDVIANTGVIVAGLLVMASRSSVPDLLVGSIVAVVVVRGGVQILRVACQSQEAHG, from the coding sequence GTGAGTAGGTGCGACTGCGCAGATGAAGCAATTGGACTCGAGCAGAGGACTCTTGTCACGCTGCTCACGATCAACGGTGTGATGTTTGTCGTCGAGATCATCGTTGGTTGGATTGCGGAATCTACCGCGCTTCTGGCCGATTCGCTTGATATGCTGGCGGATGCAGCAGTTTATGGAATCGCACTGTATGCAACCAGCCGGGCTGACCACACGCAGCGGACCGCGGCACGATTCAGCGGCGTTCTCCAGATCGCATTGGGTCTTGGGGTTCTGGTCGAGGTCGTTCGACGGGTGGCCTTCGGCAGCGAGCCGACGAGTCACCTGATGATCGGGGCTGGGGCCGTCGCGCTTGTTGCGAATCTGATCTGTCTCCGGCTTATCGCGAAACATCGAGAGGGCGGTGCGCACATGCGAGCGTCCTGGATCTTCTCGAAGAACGACGTAATCGCGAATACTGGTGTCATCGTGGCCGGGCTTCTCGTGATGGCTTCGCGTAGCAGCGTCCCCGATCTGCTCGTCGGTTCCATCGTTGCTGTAGTCGTTGTTCGGGGTGGCGTCCAGATCCTGAGAGTTGCATGTCAGTCTCAGGAAGCTCACGGTTGA